The Serratia rhizosphaerae genome has a segment encoding these proteins:
- a CDS encoding MIP/aquaporin family protein — protein sequence MSQNTSPTLKGQCIAEFLGTGLLIFFGAGCVAALKLAGASFGQWEISVIWGFGVAMAIYLTAGISGAHLNPAVTLALWLFANFNGRRVVPFIIAQVAGAFCAAALVYGLYYNLFFDYETAHNMVRGSAESLDLAGIFSTYPNPHISVAQAFLVETVITAILMCLILALTDDGNGVPRGPLAPLLIGILIAVIGASMGPLTGFALNPARDFGPKMFAYIAGWGNVAFTGAREIPYFLVPIFGPILGAILGAFGYRTLIGRHLPCDDCVEEEQEQPAAKTPQRKA from the coding sequence ATGAGCCAAAACACCAGTCCGACATTAAAAGGCCAATGTATCGCAGAATTTCTCGGCACCGGCCTACTGATCTTCTTTGGCGCAGGTTGCGTTGCCGCACTAAAACTGGCCGGCGCCAGCTTCGGCCAATGGGAAATCAGCGTTATTTGGGGCTTCGGGGTCGCCATGGCGATCTATCTGACCGCCGGCATCTCCGGCGCCCACCTCAACCCGGCCGTAACCCTCGCGCTATGGCTGTTCGCCAACTTCAACGGCCGCCGCGTGGTTCCCTTTATCATTGCCCAGGTCGCCGGCGCCTTCTGCGCCGCCGCGCTGGTCTACGGCCTGTACTATAATCTGTTCTTTGATTACGAAACCGCCCACAACATGGTGCGCGGCAGCGCAGAAAGTCTGGATCTGGCCGGGATTTTCTCCACCTATCCAAACCCGCATATCTCCGTTGCGCAGGCGTTCCTGGTGGAAACCGTGATCACCGCCATTCTGATGTGCCTGATCCTGGCGCTGACCGACGACGGCAACGGCGTACCGCGCGGTCCGCTGGCGCCGTTATTGATCGGTATTCTGATTGCCGTTATCGGCGCCTCCATGGGACCCTTGACCGGCTTCGCCCTGAACCCGGCGCGTGATTTTGGACCGAAAATGTTCGCCTACATCGCCGGCTGGGGTAATGTCGCCTTTACCGGCGCACGTGAAATCCCGTACTTCCTGGTACCGATCTTCGGGCCGATTCTCGGGGCCATCCTGGGCGCATTCGGCTACCGTACCTTGATTGGCCGTCACTTGCCTTGCGACGACTGCGTCGAAGAAGAGCAAGAGCAGCCAGCCGCCAAAACGCCGCAGCGTAAAGCGTAA
- the emrD gene encoding multidrug efflux MFS transporter EmrD: MRKLENFHLLVMLILLVAVGQMAQTIYVPTIADIAHDLSVRTGAVQQVMAAYLLTYGFSQLIYGPLSDRVGRRPVILAGMAIFMVGATGALLAHSLTMLVAASAIQGMGTGVAGVMARTMPRDLYAGTALRYANSLLNMGILVSPLLAPVIGGALAMVFGWRASYAFLLALCVGVAFAMFRWLPETRPEQTEKRRMLASFRQLLADGSFSRYLVMLIGGLAGIAVFEASCGVLMGGVLGLNGLTVSILFILPIPAAFFGAWYAGRDGKSFHQLMWHSVLSCLLAGLMMWIPGWFGVMNIWTLIVPAALFFFGAGMLFPLATTGAMEPFPYLAGAAGALVGGMQNMGSGLATWLSSMLPQTGQFSLGLLMFAMALLILLCWWPLSNRMQQAGHTA, from the coding sequence ATGAGAAAACTAGAGAATTTTCACCTGTTGGTGATGTTGATCCTGCTGGTTGCCGTCGGTCAGATGGCACAAACCATTTATGTACCGACGATTGCAGATATTGCCCACGACTTGTCGGTGCGCACCGGCGCCGTACAGCAGGTGATGGCGGCTTATCTGTTGACCTACGGATTTTCACAGCTGATCTACGGCCCGCTGTCGGATCGCGTTGGCCGCCGTCCGGTGATTTTGGCCGGGATGGCTATTTTTATGGTCGGCGCTACCGGCGCGCTGCTGGCCCACAGCCTGACCATGCTGGTGGCCGCCAGCGCCATTCAGGGCATGGGCACCGGCGTGGCCGGCGTGATGGCGCGCACCATGCCGCGCGACCTGTATGCCGGCACCGCGCTGCGCTATGCCAACAGCCTGCTGAATATGGGCATTCTGGTCAGCCCGCTGCTGGCGCCGGTGATCGGCGGCGCGCTGGCGATGGTCTTCGGCTGGCGCGCCAGCTATGCGTTTCTGCTGGCGCTGTGCGTGGGCGTTGCTTTCGCCATGTTTCGCTGGCTGCCGGAAACCCGTCCAGAGCAAACTGAAAAACGGCGCATGCTGGCCAGCTTCCGTCAGCTGCTGGCGGACGGGTCGTTCAGCCGCTATCTGGTGATGCTGATCGGCGGTCTGGCGGGGATTGCGGTGTTTGAGGCCAGCTGCGGCGTACTGATGGGCGGCGTGCTGGGACTGAATGGACTGACCGTCAGCATCCTGTTTATTCTGCCGATCCCGGCGGCCTTTTTCGGCGCGTGGTATGCCGGCCGCGACGGCAAAAGTTTCCATCAGTTGATGTGGCATTCGGTGCTGAGCTGCCTGCTGGCGGGCCTGATGATGTGGATCCCCGGCTGGTTCGGCGTGATGAATATCTGGACGCTGATTGTTCCCGCTGCGCTGTTTTTCTTTGGCGCCGGGATGTTGTTCCCGCTGGCGACCACCGGGGCGATGGAGCCGTTCCCTTACCTGGCCGGCGCCGCCGGCGCGCTGGTGGGGGGGATGCAGAATATGGGCTCCGGCCTCGCCACCTGGTTGTCGTCCATGCTGCCGCAAACCGGGCAGTTCAGCCTGGGCCTGCTGATGTTCGCCATGGCGCTGCTGATTTTGCTGTGCTGGTGGCCGCTGTCCAACCGTATGCAGCAGGCGGGGCATACGGCTTAA
- the glpX gene encoding class II fructose-bisphosphatase gives MKRELAIEFSRVTEAAALAGYQWLGRGDKNAADGAAVHAMRIMLNKIAIDGRIVIGEGEIDEAPMLYIGEQVGTGQGDAVDIAVDPIEGTRMTAMGQSNALAVLAVGDRGTFLHAPDMYMEKLVVGPEAHGAIDLNLPLADNLQNVATRLNKPLSQLTVITLAKPRHDAVIAQMQQMGVKVFAIPDGDVAASILTCMPESEVDVMYGIGGAPEGVISAAVIRALDGDMQARLLPRHQVKEDSDANRRLGEQELARCKEMGIEAGKVLLLGDMARNDNVIFAATGITKGDLLEGISRKGNMATTETLLIRGKSRTIRRIRSTHYLDRKDPALHPFLL, from the coding sequence ATGAAACGTGAATTAGCCATCGAATTTTCCCGCGTCACCGAAGCTGCGGCGTTAGCCGGCTACCAATGGCTGGGGCGCGGCGACAAGAATGCCGCCGACGGCGCCGCCGTGCACGCGATGCGCATTATGCTCAATAAGATAGCGATCGATGGCCGCATCGTGATTGGCGAGGGTGAGATCGATGAAGCGCCGATGCTGTATATCGGTGAGCAGGTCGGCACCGGTCAGGGCGATGCGGTAGACATCGCCGTCGATCCGATTGAAGGCACCCGCATGACCGCCATGGGGCAGTCCAACGCGCTGGCGGTGCTGGCCGTCGGCGATCGCGGCACCTTCCTGCACGCGCCGGATATGTATATGGAAAAACTGGTGGTAGGCCCGGAGGCACACGGCGCCATAGATCTTAACCTGCCGCTTGCCGACAACCTGCAAAACGTCGCAACGCGGCTGAACAAGCCGTTGTCGCAGCTGACGGTGATTACGCTGGCCAAACCGCGTCACGACGCCGTTATCGCGCAAATGCAGCAGATGGGGGTCAAAGTCTTCGCCATTCCTGATGGTGACGTCGCCGCCTCCATCCTGACCTGTATGCCGGAGAGCGAAGTGGATGTGATGTACGGCATCGGCGGTGCGCCGGAAGGGGTGATTTCAGCCGCGGTGATTCGCGCATTGGACGGCGATATGCAGGCGCGTCTGTTGCCGCGCCATCAGGTGAAGGAAGACAGCGACGCCAACCGCCGCCTCGGCGAACAGGAACTGGCGCGCTGTAAAGAGATGGGCATTGAGGCGGGCAAGGTGTTGCTGCTGGGCGATATGGCGCGCAACGACAACGTCATCTTCGCCGCCACCGGCATCACCAAAGGCGACCTACTGGAAGGCATCAGCCGAAAGGGCAATATGGCGACCACGGAAACGCTGCTGATCCGCGGTAAATCACGCACCATCCGCCGCATCCGCTCAACCCACTATCTGGATCGTAAGGACCCGGCGCTACACCCGTTCCTGCTGTAA
- the zapB gene encoding septal ring assembly protein ZapB → MSFEVFEKLEAKVQQAIDTITLLQMEIEELKEKNNTLSQEVQNAAGNHESLVRENQQLKEEQHVWQDRLRALLGKMEEV, encoded by the coding sequence ATGTCATTTGAAGTATTTGAAAAACTGGAAGCAAAAGTTCAGCAGGCGATTGATACCATCACTCTGTTGCAGATGGAAATTGAAGAGCTGAAAGAGAAGAACAACACGCTGTCTCAGGAAGTGCAGAATGCTGCCGGCAACCATGAATCACTGGTGCGTGAGAATCAGCAGCTGAAAGAAGAACAGCACGTATGGCAAGATCGCCTGCGCGCGCTGCTGGGCAAAATGGAAGAGGTCTGA
- a CDS encoding DUF1454 family protein → MLRKLPLVACLLSAMGHAWAEQAPAANDAPPTAPYLLAGAPTFDLTVAKFRAKYNRDNPKLPIGEFRAIDSSADDTPLLTRAASKLNENLYASTALEKGTGKIKTLQITHLPLQGNEEKSARAVTVNYMAALMRQFEPALTVEQSIIKVSALLEKGKGSRFYTQQVGAIRYVVADNGEQGLTFAVEPVKLTLAEP, encoded by the coding sequence ATGCTGAGAAAACTTCCTCTCGTCGCCTGTCTGCTCTCCGCCATGGGCCATGCCTGGGCTGAGCAAGCACCGGCCGCCAACGATGCGCCTCCCACCGCGCCGTACCTGCTGGCCGGGGCGCCGACGTTCGATCTGACCGTGGCAAAATTTCGCGCCAAGTACAATCGCGACAACCCCAAGCTGCCGATTGGCGAGTTCCGCGCCATTGACAGCAGCGCCGACGACACGCCGTTGCTGACCCGCGCCGCCAGTAAACTCAATGAAAACCTGTATGCCTCCACCGCGCTGGAGAAAGGCACCGGTAAAATCAAAACGCTGCAAATCACCCACCTGCCGCTGCAGGGCAATGAAGAAAAGAGCGCACGCGCCGTCACCGTCAACTATATGGCAGCGTTGATGCGCCAGTTCGAACCGGCGTTGACGGTGGAGCAGAGCATCATCAAGGTGAGCGCATTATTGGAAAAAGGCAAAGGCTCGCGTTTTTACACCCAGCAGGTCGGCGCCATTCGCTATGTGGTCGCCGATAACGGCGAACAGGGCCTGACATTCGCCGTCGAGCCGGTGAAACTGACGCTGGCGGAGCCGTGA
- the fpr gene encoding ferredoxin--NADP(+) reductase: MAEWVKGKVTHLEQWTDGLFSLTVDAAIDPFTAGQFAKLALEIDGERVQRAYSYVNAPCDPNLEFYLVTVPEGKLSPRLNQLQPGAEVMVTKEAAGFFVLDEVPECETLWMLATGTAIGPYLSILQEGKGLERFKNLVLVHAARFARDLSYLPLMQQLQQRYNGKLRIQTVVSREDVAGSLTGRVPALIEDGRLEAAIGLPLDAETSHVMLCGNPQMVRDTQQTLKELHGMRKHLRRKPGHITSEHYW, from the coding sequence ATGGCTGAATGGGTAAAAGGCAAGGTTACTCATCTGGAACAGTGGACCGATGGGCTGTTCAGTCTCACCGTCGATGCCGCCATCGACCCATTTACCGCCGGCCAGTTCGCCAAACTGGCGTTAGAGATTGACGGCGAGCGCGTGCAGCGCGCCTACTCTTACGTCAACGCGCCCTGCGACCCCAACCTGGAGTTTTATCTGGTTACGGTGCCGGAGGGCAAACTCAGCCCACGCCTGAACCAGCTTCAGCCGGGTGCGGAAGTGATGGTGACCAAAGAGGCCGCCGGATTCTTCGTGCTGGATGAAGTGCCGGAGTGCGAAACCCTGTGGATGCTGGCGACCGGCACCGCCATTGGCCCTTACCTGTCGATTCTGCAAGAAGGCAAAGGCCTCGAGCGCTTCAAAAACCTGGTGCTGGTGCACGCCGCCCGCTTCGCCCGCGACCTGAGCTACCTGCCGCTGATGCAGCAGCTTCAGCAGCGCTACAACGGCAAACTGCGCATTCAGACGGTGGTCAGCCGCGAGGACGTCGCCGGCTCGCTGACCGGCCGGGTGCCGGCGCTGATTGAAGACGGACGGCTGGAGGCCGCCATTGGTCTGCCGCTAGATGCAGAAACCAGCCATGTGATGCTGTGCGGCAACCCGCAGATGGTGCGCGACACCCAGCAAACGCTGAAGGAACTGCACGGCATGCGCAAACACCTGCGCCGCAAGCCGGGTCATATCACCAGCGAACATTACTGGTGA
- the glpK gene encoding glycerol kinase GlpK, which produces MTTEKKFIVALDQGTTSSRAVVMDHDANIVAVSQREFEQIYPKAGWVEHDPMEIWASQSSTLVEVLAKADINSDQIAGIGITNQRETTIVWEKETGKPIYNAIVWQCRRTADICEQLKRDGMEEYIRQNTGLVVDPYFSGTKVKWILDHVEGARERAKRGELLFGTVDTWLVWKMTQGRVHVTDYTNASRTMMFNIHQLDWDERMLQALDIPRAMLPKVRPSSEIYGQTNIGGKGGTRIPIAGIAGDQQAALFGQLCVQPGMAKNTYGTGCFLLMNTGEEAVSSSHGLLTTIACGPRGEVNYALEGAVFIGGASIQWLRDELKLISDAADSEYFASKVKDSNGVYVVPAFTGLGAPYWDPYARGAIFGLTRGANSNHIIRATLESIAYQTRDVLDAMQADSNTRLQSLRVDGGAVANNFLMQFQSDILGTRVERPEVRESTALGAAFLAGLAIGYWNDLDEVKSKAVIEREFRPSIETTERNYRYSGWKKAVARAQAWEDHE; this is translated from the coding sequence ATGACCACAGAAAAAAAATTTATTGTCGCTCTCGACCAGGGAACCACCAGCTCACGCGCCGTCGTCATGGATCACGATGCCAATATCGTTGCGGTATCGCAGCGCGAATTTGAACAAATTTATCCAAAGGCCGGCTGGGTAGAGCATGACCCGATGGAGATTTGGGCTTCCCAGAGCTCCACGCTGGTCGAAGTGCTGGCGAAAGCCGACATCAACTCCGATCAAATCGCCGGGATTGGCATCACCAACCAGCGTGAAACCACCATCGTGTGGGAAAAAGAGACCGGTAAGCCTATCTACAACGCTATCGTCTGGCAGTGCCGCCGCACCGCGGATATTTGCGAGCAGCTCAAGCGCGACGGTATGGAAGAGTACATCCGCCAGAATACCGGCCTGGTGGTCGATCCGTATTTCTCCGGCACCAAGGTGAAATGGATCCTGGATCACGTCGAGGGCGCCCGTGAACGCGCCAAGCGCGGCGAACTGCTGTTCGGCACCGTAGACACCTGGCTGGTGTGGAAAATGACGCAGGGGCGGGTTCACGTTACCGATTACACCAACGCCTCGCGCACCATGATGTTCAACATCCACCAGCTCGACTGGGATGAGCGTATGCTGCAGGCGCTGGATATCCCACGCGCCATGCTGCCGAAGGTGCGCCCATCTTCCGAAATTTACGGCCAGACCAACATCGGCGGCAAAGGCGGCACGCGTATCCCTATCGCCGGCATCGCCGGTGACCAGCAGGCGGCGCTGTTCGGCCAGCTGTGCGTTCAGCCGGGAATGGCGAAAAACACCTACGGCACCGGCTGTTTCCTGCTGATGAATACCGGCGAAGAAGCGGTCAGCTCCAGCCACGGCCTGTTGACCACCATCGCCTGCGGCCCGCGCGGCGAAGTGAACTACGCGCTGGAAGGCGCGGTATTTATCGGCGGCGCGTCCATCCAGTGGCTGCGTGACGAACTGAAGCTGATCAGCGATGCGGCCGACTCCGAATACTTCGCCAGCAAGGTGAAAGACAGCAACGGCGTCTACGTGGTGCCGGCCTTTACCGGCTTGGGCGCGCCATACTGGGATCCGTATGCACGCGGCGCCATCTTCGGCCTGACCCGCGGCGCGAACAGCAACCACATCATCCGTGCGACGCTGGAATCCATCGCCTACCAGACCCGCGACGTACTGGACGCCATGCAGGCCGATTCCAATACCCGTCTGCAGTCGCTGCGCGTTGACGGCGGCGCCGTCGCCAACAACTTCCTGATGCAGTTCCAGTCCGACATTCTGGGCACGCGCGTAGAGCGTCCTGAAGTGCGCGAATCCACCGCGCTGGGCGCGGCGTTCCTCGCCGGTCTGGCTATCGGCTACTGGAACGATCTGGATGAGGTGAAGAGCAAGGCGGTCATCGAGCGAGAATTCCGCCCGAGCATCGAAACCACCGAACGTAACTACCGTTACAGCGGTTGGAAAAAAGCGGTCGCCCGCGCGCAGGCGTGGGAAGATCACGAATAA
- a CDS encoding DUF805 domain-containing protein, whose product MTIQQWCFSFKGRITRRDFWLWMGIWLVLMAVAFTLANYQWVAIQSIAFFIVALLWPTAAVLVKRLHDRNKSGWWALLLILAWMLAAGNWQMLAPIWQWGVGRFIPTLIIVMMIIDLGAFVGTPGDNRFGPEAEPVKFHG is encoded by the coding sequence ATGACAATACAGCAGTGGTGTTTTTCGTTTAAAGGACGTATAACGCGGCGCGATTTTTGGCTCTGGATGGGCATCTGGCTGGTGCTGATGGCCGTGGCGTTTACGCTGGCCAACTATCAGTGGGTCGCTATCCAGAGTATTGCGTTTTTTATTGTGGCGCTGCTGTGGCCGACGGCGGCGGTGCTGGTTAAGCGGCTGCACGATCGTAATAAGTCCGGCTGGTGGGCGCTGCTGCTGATTTTGGCGTGGATGCTGGCGGCGGGTAACTGGCAGATGCTGGCGCCGATCTGGCAGTGGGGCGTCGGGCGTTTTATCCCGACGCTGATTATCGTCATGATGATCATCGATCTGGGCGCCTTTGTCGGTACGCCCGGCGACAACCGTTTCGGGCCTGAAGCCGAACCGGTCAAATTCCACGGTTAA
- the tpiA gene encoding triose-phosphate isomerase, whose protein sequence is MRHPLVMGNWKLNGSTHMVNELIAGLRNELSSVEGCGVAIAPPVMYLDQAKHQLAGSRIALGAQNVDVNLAGAFTGEVSANMLKDVGAQYIIIGHSERRTYHKESDEVIAEKFAVLKEAGLTPVLCIGETEAENEAGQTEEVCARQIDAVLKTLGAPAMKDTVIAYEPVWAIGTGKSATPAQAQAVHKFIRDHIAKHDADVAAGIIIQYGGSVNDKNAAELFAQPDIDGALVGGASLKADAFAVIVKAAAAAKKA, encoded by the coding sequence ATGCGTCATCCATTAGTGATGGGTAACTGGAAGCTGAACGGCAGCACGCACATGGTTAACGAGCTGATCGCCGGCCTGCGCAACGAACTGAGCAGCGTAGAAGGCTGCGGCGTAGCCATCGCGCCGCCGGTGATGTACCTGGACCAGGCCAAGCACCAGCTGGCCGGCAGCCGCATCGCACTGGGCGCCCAGAACGTAGACGTGAACCTGGCCGGCGCCTTTACCGGTGAAGTTTCCGCCAACATGCTGAAAGACGTCGGCGCACAGTACATCATCATCGGCCACTCTGAGCGTCGCACCTATCACAAAGAGAGCGACGAAGTCATCGCCGAAAAATTCGCGGTACTGAAAGAAGCCGGCCTGACCCCGGTTCTGTGCATCGGTGAAACCGAAGCGGAAAACGAAGCGGGCCAGACCGAGGAAGTTTGCGCGCGTCAGATTGACGCCGTACTGAAAACCCTGGGCGCACCGGCAATGAAAGACACCGTAATTGCTTATGAGCCAGTTTGGGCCATCGGCACCGGCAAATCCGCTACCCCTGCACAGGCTCAGGCGGTACACAAATTTATCCGCGATCATATCGCCAAGCACGACGCCGACGTTGCTGCCGGCATCATCATTCAGTACGGCGGTTCCGTGAATGATAAAAACGCCGCTGAACTGTTCGCTCAGCCGGACATCGATGGCGCGCTGGTAGGCGGCGCATCGCTGAAGGCCGACGCCTTCGCCGTGATTGTGAAAGCCGCAGCCGCAGCGAAAAAAGCCTGA
- the fieF gene encoding CDF family cation-efflux transporter FieF (FieF, a metal efflux transporter, is a member of the CDF (cation diffusion facilitator) family of transporters.) has product MEQQYARLVKSAAVAATVMASTLLLIKIVAWYITGSVSLLAALVDSLVDIAASLTNLLVVRYALQPADEEHTFGHGKAESLAALAQSMFVSGSALFLFLTGFQHLYAPETLRAPAVGIVVTIIALLSTLLLVTYQRWVVRKTRSQAVRADMLHYQSDVMMNGAILIALGLSWYGFQRADALFALGIGVYILYSALRMGYEAVQSLLDRALPDDERRAIIEVVSAWPGIKGAHDLRTRQSGPTRFIQLHLEMEDNLPLMQAHILAEQVEKALLHRFPGADVIIHQDPCSVVPAGRQGRWEL; this is encoded by the coding sequence ATGGAACAGCAATATGCGCGCCTGGTGAAGTCTGCCGCCGTGGCCGCGACCGTGATGGCATCAACCCTGCTGCTGATAAAGATCGTCGCCTGGTATATCACCGGGTCGGTGAGCCTGTTGGCGGCGCTGGTGGATTCCCTGGTCGATATTGCCGCTTCGCTGACTAACCTGCTGGTAGTGCGCTATGCGCTGCAGCCGGCGGATGAGGAACATACCTTTGGTCACGGCAAGGCCGAATCGCTTGCGGCGCTGGCGCAGAGCATGTTCGTTTCCGGTTCCGCGCTGTTTTTGTTCCTGACCGGCTTCCAACATCTCTACGCGCCCGAAACGCTGCGCGCGCCCGCCGTCGGCATTGTGGTGACGATCATCGCCTTACTGAGCACCTTGCTGCTGGTCACCTACCAGCGCTGGGTGGTGCGCAAAACCCGCAGTCAGGCGGTGCGTGCAGATATGCTGCATTATCAGTCAGATGTCATGATGAATGGTGCTATTCTTATAGCGCTTGGGCTAAGCTGGTACGGTTTTCAGCGGGCGGATGCATTATTCGCGCTGGGTATCGGTGTTTACATTCTTTATAGCGCGTTGCGGATGGGCTACGAAGCGGTGCAGTCGCTGCTGGATCGCGCATTGCCGGATGATGAACGGCGCGCCATTATCGAGGTGGTTTCCGCATGGCCGGGTATTAAAGGGGCACATGACTTACGTACCCGTCAGTCTGGGCCTACCCGGTTTATTCAGCTGCATCTGGAAATGGAAGATAATTTGCCGCTGATGCAGGCGCATATTTTGGCTGAACAAGTGGAAAAGGCGTTATTGCACCGTTTTCCCGGCGCGGATGTCATCATCCATCAGGATCCTTGTTCCGTGGTGCCTGCGGGGCGGCAGGGGCGTTGGGAGCTATAA
- a CDS encoding sulfate ABC transporter substrate-binding protein, giving the protein MRKWGVGLTLMLLTTGALAKDIQLLNVSYDPTREFYQEYNAAFSQHWQQQHGDKVTVRQSHGGSGKQATSVINGIEADVVTLALAYDVDAIAARGRIDKNWIKRLPDNSAPYASTIVFLVRKGNPKQIHDWPDLIKPGVSVITPNPKTSGGARWNYLAAWGYALHHNNNDQAKAQAFVKSLYQNVEVLDSGARGATNTFVERGIGDVLIAWENEALLAKKELGKDNFEIVTPSESILAEPTVSVVDRVVDKRGTRDVANAYLKYLYSPVGQTIAAKNYYRPRDAAVEAKFAEQFPKLKLFTVDDTFGGWSKAQKEHFASGGKFDEISRR; this is encoded by the coding sequence ATGCGTAAATGGGGTGTAGGCCTGACATTAATGTTGCTGACAACCGGAGCGTTGGCAAAAGATATTCAATTGCTGAACGTTTCGTACGACCCGACGCGCGAGTTCTACCAGGAATACAATGCCGCCTTCAGCCAGCACTGGCAGCAACAGCATGGCGATAAGGTTACCGTGCGTCAGTCCCATGGCGGCTCCGGCAAGCAGGCCACGTCGGTGATCAACGGCATCGAGGCGGATGTGGTGACGCTGGCGCTGGCTTACGATGTGGATGCGATCGCCGCGCGCGGACGGATTGATAAGAACTGGATAAAACGCCTGCCGGACAACTCGGCGCCTTATGCTTCTACCATCGTGTTCCTGGTGCGTAAGGGGAATCCAAAACAGATCCACGACTGGCCGGATCTGATTAAACCGGGCGTTTCCGTGATCACGCCTAATCCGAAAACCTCCGGCGGCGCACGGTGGAACTATCTGGCGGCCTGGGGTTATGCGCTGCATCATAATAATAACGATCAGGCCAAGGCGCAGGCGTTTGTGAAGAGCCTCTACCAGAACGTGGAAGTGCTGGATTCCGGCGCACGCGGAGCGACCAACACCTTTGTGGAGCGTGGTATTGGCGACGTGCTGATCGCCTGGGAAAATGAAGCCTTACTGGCGAAAAAGGAGCTGGGTAAGGACAATTTTGAAATTGTCACTCCGAGCGAGTCGATTCTGGCGGAGCCGACCGTCTCCGTGGTGGATCGCGTGGTTGACAAGCGCGGCACCCGCGACGTGGCGAACGCTTACCTGAAGTATCTCTACTCCCCGGTAGGGCAGACGATTGCGGCGAAGAACTACTATCGTCCGCGTGATGCCGCCGTCGAGGCCAAATTTGCCGAGCAGTTCCCGAAACTGAAGCTGTTTACCGTTGATGATACCTTCGGTGGCTGGAGCAAGGCGCAGAAAGAACATTTCGCCAGCGGCGGCAAGTTTGACGAGATCAGCAGACGCTGA
- the pfkA gene encoding 6-phosphofructokinase has translation MIKKIGVLTSGGDAPGMNAAIRGVVRAALTEGLEVFGIYDGYLGLYEDRMEQLDRYSVSDMINRGGTFLGSARFPEFRDENVRAKAIENLKKHGIDALVVIGGDGSYMGAKRLTEEGFPCIGLPGTIDNDVAGTDYTIGYFTALETVVEAIDRLRDTSTSHQRISIVEVMGRYCGDLTLAAAIAGGCEFIVLPEIEFNRDDLVCEIKAGIAKGKKHAIVAITEHICDIDELAAYIEQETKRETRATVLGHIQRGGSPVAYDRILASRMGAYSIELLLKGYGGRCVGIQNEKMVHHDIIDAIENMKRPFKRDWLETANKLY, from the coding sequence ATGATCAAGAAAATCGGTGTACTGACGAGTGGCGGTGATGCGCCGGGTATGAACGCGGCAATCCGTGGCGTTGTACGCGCCGCGCTTACGGAAGGTCTGGAAGTTTTTGGCATTTACGACGGCTACCTTGGTTTGTACGAAGATCGCATGGAGCAGTTGGACCGTTACAGCGTGTCCGACATGATCAACCGTGGCGGCACCTTTCTCGGGTCGGCCCGCTTTCCGGAATTCAGAGATGAAAACGTACGCGCCAAGGCGATTGAAAACCTTAAGAAACACGGCATTGATGCGCTGGTGGTGATCGGCGGTGACGGCTCTTATATGGGGGCGAAACGCCTGACGGAAGAAGGTTTTCCATGCATCGGCCTGCCGGGCACCATCGATAACGACGTGGCCGGCACCGACTACACCATCGGTTATTTCACCGCGCTGGAAACCGTGGTGGAAGCGATTGACCGCCTGCGCGATACCTCAACCTCACATCAGCGTATTTCAATCGTGGAAGTGATGGGGCGCTATTGCGGCGACCTGACGCTGGCGGCGGCGATTGCCGGCGGCTGTGAGTTTATCGTCCTGCCGGAGATCGAATTTAACCGTGACGATCTGGTGTGTGAAATCAAGGCCGGTATCGCCAAAGGCAAAAAGCACGCGATCGTGGCGATTACCGAACACATCTGCGACATTGACGAACTGGCGGCCTACATTGAGCAGGAAACCAAGCGTGAAACCCGCGCTACCGTACTGGGCCATATTCAGCGCGGCGGCTCGCCGGTGGCCTATGACCGTATTCTGGCTTCGCGCATGGGGGCTTACTCCATCGAGCTGCTGCTGAAAGGGTATGGCGGCCGCTGCGTCGGTATTCAGAATGAGAAGATGGTGCACCATGACATCATCGACGCCATTGAGAACATGAAGCGTCCATTCAAGCGCGACTGGCTGGAAACGGCGAACAAGCTGTACTGA